In the genome of Haemorhous mexicanus isolate bHaeMex1 chromosome 22, bHaeMex1.pri, whole genome shotgun sequence, the window GTTGGGAttcccagtgcctccagctttgCCCCAGGAGTGCCCTCCTCGGCACACCAAGCTGGATGCTGGGAcctctcccagcaccaccagctccCCCTGTGAGGGCACTGCTCGGGGACTCATCCCTGGtcctctctgcaggcagcagtggctCTCCAGGACATCGAGTGGCAGCAGCCTTATCCCATGGACTTCTATGCCAGCCAGTCCCTGGGGCCGTGGACGGTGAACCACGGTGGCACACAGCCCCCGCGCCGCGGGCGGTCGGCACAGGTGGGCAGCGGGGGGACACCGGGTCCCCGCTCGGTCCCTCGGGCCGGTGAGAGCACCGGGACGGGCTGAGCACGCGGTGCCGCTCCGTGTTCGGTGCCCGGTGCCGCGTACCGAAAGCGCCACCCCGTGGTGTCGTTGCCACCGAACAGTAACGGGGACAATgccagcccggcccgggggaGGAACACGcggctctccccagccctgtcgGGGTGAGCGCCAGCCGAgccccgcggctccccgggAATGGAGGGGTTCCCCCCGGGGGTGCTgcgggctgggcagggaccGGCTCATCGCAGCTccggctggggctgggacatcCCTGACCCTCCCTCTCCTTGCAGGGGAAGCCACCCGCGCCTCCCGCCCCGCCCGAGGGTGGGGAGCAGCCAAGCACCGGGGACCTCGCAGCTTCGTAAGTGTCGCCCGCAGCTGCCGCGCTCCGGGACCTGGCAGGGGCACCGCTGATGTGAGCaccaccgggaccccccctACTGCAATGGATGGGGTCGCACCCCGTAACTCGATACCACCACTGCCCGCAAGGACGGACCCCGGCTGTACGCGGGGAATTGCCCCTTGCAGGACCGGGCCGTGCTGCGGCCCTGCCCGAGGTGGCACCGGGGGTCGCGTCCCGCCCGCCCTGCCGGGGCTGCCCCGTCCTCACCCCCTCGGCGACCTCCCGCCCCTAGGGGGCGCGCGTCACCTCGGCGGAGGCGCTCCGCTCGCTCTCCTCTGTTCGCCCAATCAGCGCGCCGCGTTTCGGCGGGAAGGCGGAAGTGGCGCTGCCGGGGCGCGGCCATGGCGGAGATGCGGCCGCTGCGGCTGCTGGCGCTGCACGGGTACCGGCAGAGCGCCCGCCGCCTCCGCCAGCGCACCGGCGCGCTCCGCAAGGCCCTGCGCGGCCGCGCCGAGCTGGTGGCCATCGACGCGCCGCACCGCTTGCCCGCCGGCGCTGAGGACGACCCCGACGGGGATGACCCCCCCCGCGGCTGGTGGTTCTCCGGGCCCGGCACGTTCGAGGCGGGCGAAGCGGCCGCGGCTCCGGCGGGGCTGGAGGAGTCTCTGTCGGCCGTGGCGGCGGCACTGGCGGAGCACGGGCCTTTCGACGGGCTGCTGGGCTTCAGCCAGGGCGCGGCGCTGGCCGCCATGGTGTGCGCCCTGCGGGCCCGCGGCGACCCGCGCTTCCCGGTGGCCTTCGCCGTGCTGGTGGCCGCGTTCGCCAGTCGCGCCCCGGCACACGGACACTTCTACCGGGAGCCCATCGCCCTGCCCACGCTGCACGTCGTGGGCGACACGGACGCCGTGATCGCAGCGcccctgagcagggagctggccCAGTGCTTCGTGGAGCCTGTCGTGCTCTCGCACCCCGGCGGGCACTTCATCCCTGCGGCTGCGGCGCAGAAGAAAGCCTACCTGGAGTTCTTGGAACGCTTCTGCCCCGGGCAGGGCCAGGCCGAGTGCCCAAAGGCTGGGGAGGCTCGAGAACGGGCTCTGTAATAAAGAAGGGCTCTGGTGAGCCATGTGCAGCCACCCATCCTGTGAAACATCGCTGTTTCCATGCCTCCAGAGGGACGAGAGAACAGCTCACTGCACATTCTGCTCTTCAGTGTTCACCCAGGCCAGGCTAAATGGTTCTTTATCTCccttttttccagctttgttGTATACATCAATATAAaacatatatgtgtatatatatggctatatatatatatgtatataaagtTATATATTAACGTGTATAACATGTATGACATGTAACACGTGTGACAGTGAGGGGGTTGAGGGCAGGAGGGTGACACTGCTCTGTGGGCAAGGTGCTTTCAGAGACTCCCAACACCTGCTCAAAAGGAGAGTTCCTCCGCTCAGCCACAGGAAGtatctgcagagcacagagctcttATAGTTTTACATCCCAAAACCTCGTGGTTTTTAATATCTGTTAAGCCAAGCTTCCAGCTGGTCTGGGCCTGGAAAACCCTCTCATccttggcagtgccagggctggtgttGTTATAGGAATGAAATGCCTCCTGGCTCGGTGTGCATGTGTTGAATCTTCCTTGCACAAAGTGCCTCCATGAACAAGAAAAAAGCTTGTTGCTGTTTGTGGCTCTGTATGATCCAGAAGCACAGGAAAATCTTTATTGCTGTAACAGTTGCAGGTGTCCTGCTCAGCTtctgcccagctcagcactggGCACCAGTCTCAGGAAAGGAGAGCTAGCAGAGCTTCTCTAACCATGGCTTTCCTTGGGGGTGTAGAGCTggtaaaagaaggaaattagGTGACAAAAGTGAATTTTCCCCCTGTCAGCTCAGTGTCAGCTCTGTGAAGCCACAGGACACTGTGCTGCTGAAACCCTTCCTGTGCTCACTGAGCTGGGAACGGGCCTGGCAGTGCCGAGGGttaaagcagcacaggaggggtgagcagctctcagccccagagcagcGCTGCAggagtgagcagctctcagcctCAGAGCAGCGCTGCAGGAGTGAGCATCtctcagccccagagcagcGCTGCAggagtgagcagctctcagcccCATCGCGTTTTGCCCCGGTTTGCAGCACAGTGGTGATGCTGGCAGGAGCATGTGGCTGTTTCCCCGCAGCCCAACCCCGCTCTGCTGttgccctgtggggctgggggaactCGTCTGTGCCACTTCACGTGGGCTGTGTCACATCTGCTGTGACGGCGTCGGGTGTCTGCACCCCTTGGTGACACCACGGgcagggtttttggggctgCACGCCCGGCTGCAGCTGTGGCCGAGCACAGCGACCAGCTGTGACAACGCTCCGGAGCCTTTGTCCCCGCTCTCCCCCCGCCGCCGGGCAGGGACGGCAGCGGCCGCGCTCGCAGCCCCGGGAGGTGTTTGGTTGTCGCCGAGCTCGCTCTCGGTGCTTTCCCGGCGCGGGGGAGGCACCGCAGCCATGGCCGCCCGCCCGCACtgcggccccgcagccccggcagctcctggcaagagggaaggaaggaaggggaagaagcTCAGGGTGCGGTGAGTGAGCAGCAcggccccagctctgcaggcgGCTCCCTCGGGTGGGTCGGGGAGGGATGGGTGAACCGAACTAGGGTGCTGCGGTTCCTGCCCCTTTCCCGGGGTTTGCATAAAGATGGCTCCTGCCGGGTGTCTGCTGTAGCggtttaaataaattattaaaacagaTAAACGCGACCTTTGTCCGCAGGACGTGCCTGTGTGAGCTGCGCAGGGAGGTCCTGCTTGGTCCCGGTGTGGTGGGAGGAGGGAAGCGGCTCGGAGGGGTTTGCCGTGGGAATCCtgccctctccctcctttcctggCCAGATGCCCTCGGGCTGGCCCCTGCCTCTCTCGCAGATCCAGGTCTGTTCTTGGGATGCAGCCACAGAACTTGGCTGCTCTCAGAGGTGAGCCTGGAGACAAGACTGGCTGATGTCCTCCCACCCCTCACACAGCTTCATGCTGGGGAGTTCTCTTTTCCATCACCCAGTGTGGCCCAGGGGAGttggtttttcccccaaaacaccGTGGCCCAGTTGCTGAACAGAGGGGTGATGGTGTGAGTCCGGGATCTgggtggcagctgtgccacttGCCTGGCACAAGAGGGCCCTGGGGACAATCACCAGTgttagcagcagcagcgggagcCTGGGTGTTTTGGCAGGGGGAtgtcacccctgtccccagatGTGCCTTTCCATACCCCAGTGCAGTCATTGGAGCCACCTGTGTGGCCTCAAGGACAGGAAGGACCCTGGCTGTGGCCCTGCTTGTGAGGAGCCTGCTGTGGGCATGGAGTCCAGGGAGAGCtttgctgccccttccctgggtgagcagagcccccagccctgtcccagtgtcccggggagggcaggaggagcctggCATGAGCAGAGATGCCACCAGTGCTCCCggtgctgccagtgctgccaatGCTGCCGCTTCCCTGCAAACTCCCAGCTGTTTTCCCacctctccccagctccccgCACCCCttccccctgtgccactgccacctCGAGGTCACTGccgctgcccaccctgccagccaCCCACTTGGGGCACACCAGGCACGGGTAGGGGTTCCTGTGGGCAGCACTGGAAAAAGCGACGTCCCGCCGAGCCTGGCATTGGGTGCGGCTCATGCCAGGGTTTGAGCCTTACTCATCTCACgctcttcctcctctgtcctcgCCGGCAGGACCTGCCAGAGGCGTGGGGAGGGGGCGCTCCAGGAGGGTGATGTGTTTCCCAGATGGTTTTATAGCGAGGCTTTTCCCAAACCTGCCAAGGTCCTGCCTGCGAAGTGGTGGTGGCACGGGCAGGGGACAGCCGGGACCGTGCCTGGGCCCcgctgctggagcaggaccaAGCCGTAGGGAACAGCCCCCCCTTCTCTGCTTCACTCGCAGAAGCTTCCAGTTGTGGCTGAGTCACTCCTGCTGTAGCTCCTTCTCTCTCCTTGTTTTGGATGGAAGTTTTCCATGGAAACCCACGCTGGGCcgggctgcaggctgggataAACACGGCTGAATCACAAAAGGCCGTTTCGCCAAGAGCTGTCAGATGGCAGCAACAGCGTGTGGGGCCAGTGGGCACCTGCCTGGCCtttgggggagcagcagcagcacctcttcCTGCAGCCCCTACCAACTTTGCTggctcagcccctccaggcccaCCCTAAATTCCTACGGTGCCGAGATGCCACTTGGAAAAGCCAGGAGCGGGTGACAGGTTTTGTCTAGAAGTTTTCTGGGGCCACGTGCTttcccagggatgctcagggaaaTCCCATCCAGGAGAGTCCCTTGGGACCTTCGCTGAGGCAGTGTCCACCCCTGTCCtcagctgccaggctctgtAGGGTCATGGCTTGGAGGTGCCAGGAAGACTTTTCCCACCCTCCTGGCCGTGCACAGGGACACGCTCTGAAGCCGCTGGGTGCATTGCCGAGGTCAGGCACGGTTTGTgccatgcctgtgccctgctgagcaCCAATCCACCATGGAGGAGGCCGTGGCAGGGGCTGTGATCCTCCTTGGCACCACATTCCTTCCCGGCACCGCTGCGGTCTCTGTGCTGAGGAGGAGCACGGGAGCTGGACAGCCTCTGTCCCCTGGCGCCGGCGGCTGGCCCCAGGCCCAGCGGCTTGGAAGCGCCGTTGGAAGACAAGTCCTGGTGTCAGGAATCCAGGATATTTTTAAGGACTCTGGAAGAAAAACTGATTCCAGGGTGTCAGCAGGAGAGACTTGGCCTTCAAAACAACAGTGCAGCTGGAACGTTCCCGGGCTGGAGCGTGGGGTACAAGGGGCCACAGTGCTGCCCACAGATCATGTCCCCTCACCCAGGGGTACCCTGGAAGGGACactggtgtcaccatggcctgGACCTCACTGTGATGCTGTTGATGGGGTGTAAACAAGGAGGTGTttcccaggggatggagggtgGGTTTTGTGGCAGTGGCAACTTTGCAGCATGGATGTGCTGGATGTAGCTGTGGTTTTACCTGAGCGCTGGTGGGACTGCCCAAaaatccctgtcctggggttGTGAGGTGCTTGTCCCGTCACCAACAGCAGtgatgggaaaagcaggagtcAAAGGGAACAAGCAAGAgacacagcagggcacagcaaggACCTTTTACCTCTGATCCTCCCATGTCCCAGtgtggccctgctggcccttgGGGACCTGGTGGTGACCATGCCTGTCTGGGTGAGGACAGAGCTGCCAGGTGCATGACCCCATGGATGGGTGAGGGATCCTAATGGAGCTGCTTTGGAGAGGGAGAGTGTGGGCAGGAGACCCTGTGTGACCCCTACTAAGTCTAGATGGGACACCCAAgggagccctgtgctgcaggatcCCAGGACTGAAGGTTCTGGTTCAGGGACTCTTCCTGTTCCTCTTGCCGCTGCCACCCTCACCTACTTGGGCCTGACCCTAcatccccggtgtccccatggCAGTGACCTCCCTCCCCTCCGGGTCTGTGTGGTCTCTACAGCCCTTCCAGCCCCCTCTCTCTGTCTCCAGGGCTGTGAGTCCCCGGTGCCCCCCACgaggagccctgcccggccagcACCGGTCGCCGCCGGCTGCTGAAGGCCCGGTGCCCGGTGCCGGGGCAGGCCGGGCCGCTCTGACTTCGCCGCTCAGGAATCTCCTGGCCGCGCCGGGCGGGTTGTGCAACCTGCGACCgcccccggccgcccccgccccggccccgccggccgcgCTCAGTCCCcgccgcgccggccccgccgccagccccgcTCCGCGAACGGCCCGCGGTCCCCCCGCGCACCGGCGGCGAGGCGGGGGGACACGGGACGGGGGGACGGGACCCCGGCTGCCGAGCGGACAGATGCGGCGGGACGAGCCCGGCGGGGACGGTCCCCGAGGGGCTCCGGGTCCCCGCCGGGAGGGCAGgtgaggggctgcggggcggggACAGGATGGGGGATCCGAGGAGGGGGTCTCCATCGTTCCCGCTGCCCGAGGAGGAGCCGCTCGGCACCCGCCCCCCCGAACAGTAAGAGTTGATGTGCGGTGAGCTGCATCCTGCATGTGAGCTCCTACTGCCCCGGGAGGCGGGCCGCCCCCGACGGGACCCCCGCCGCCCCGCCTCCGCTGCCTCGGGGACCCCCGGGGATGGGCGAGTGTGGGGAGCCGGTGCTGCCCGCGGTGCGAGTCCGCCTGTCCCGGCGACCATGGCTGTAGACTGTTACCCCCCCAGCGGCACAGTAACAATCTAAAGCCACGGTCGCCCGGGCGGCGTCGGAGTGGGGGGGGCCGGGAGGGCGGGTTGGGAGGGGGCAGCCGGTGCCTTGGCGACGGCGAGGAGGCGTCCCCGCCACCGCAGCGAGTGCGCCCGACCCCCAccggcggcgcggggggggACTCCCGGTGCTTGGGAGGGGGGGAGTGTCGGTAGCATGGGCAGCATCGGTAGCATCCGcccacccccctccccgccccctgCCCTCCCACGCGTGTCCGCCCCGCCGGGAGTCCCCCCGTACCTGGGCTGCAGCGGGAAGGCGGGGGGGGGGCGTCCGCCGTGGGGGGGTCGGTGTCTGcggggggggaaaaagagagcGGGGTCAGGCGGGCACCGGGACACCCCCCCCATCCCCGCCCCTTCCCGCCTTCCCCCCGCCCCCGTCGGGGCGCGCTCCCCGACGGCTCAGCACCACGGACAGCGCCCGCCCCCCCGGCgctgcggcggggccggggccggtgcgggccggggccggtgcCGGCGGTGGGTCATGCTTCAGTAGCCATGACTGTAGACTGTTACTGTCCTGTCCCTACGCAGCAGTAAGCAGTCTAGAGCCAAGGTGCCGACGCTCTGACTCGGGCTCTCCTCGACGGGGTCTTTAGACGCAGCGGGGTGAAGGCGATCGACCCCCCCTCGCCGGGCTGCGGAGCCGGCAGCacccgggctggggacacggggctgcGGGGGAACCCGAGGGAGGTGGCGGTGGAGATTGCCTGGCACGGCGGCACCgcgggatggggctgggggggtcccgTCGGGGGTGGCCGCGGGGAGGCTCGGAGAGGGGGGACAGCGGGCGCCGGTGTCACCGCGGAGCGGGACACACACGCACGGCCCCACACACGAATGCGCTTCCGCACCTCTCCTCGCCCCCCCCCAACCCCTGCAAGGTGCGGGCGGCCGGTCCCCGCCGTGCTCCCccccggggcggccccgcgcTCAGCGCCCGCCCCCGCGCACCGCCCccgccggcgccgccgcccgg includes:
- the OVCA2 gene encoding esterase OVCA2; translated protein: MAEMRPLRLLALHGYRQSARRLRQRTGALRKALRGRAELVAIDAPHRLPAGAEDDPDGDDPPRGWWFSGPGTFEAGEAAAAPAGLEESLSAVAAALAEHGPFDGLLGFSQGAALAAMVCALRARGDPRFPVAFAVLVAAFASRAPAHGHFYREPIALPTLHVVGDTDAVIAAPLSRELAQCFVEPVVLSHPGGHFIPAAAAQKKAYLEFLERFCPGQGQAECPKAGEARERAL